The Saprospiraceae bacterium genome includes a window with the following:
- a CDS encoding family 16 glycosylhydrolase — translation MSHRNSRLSIVFLLMIQWFSGASQIHVCPLKGNWKFVKEYSDEFNSKKLDDSKWWDFNPAWPGRKPAHFSRKNVGVKKGSLQLTAKALDSTKVDIELRTKGMDKYSTAIVKSKNRIQYGYFEARCKSMKANVCNAFWLYDPLNADKKYREGSFSEEIDIFEIFGKPGKPEFDRVYWATLHRYETPYVESIVNKKKTKLEDYSKKIKMPFEFYDDYHTFGFLWTAEKLQWYVDGEMVWERKNDYFTNPLHIIFDAEIMEDWMGLPDNKDLPSTFYVDYIRVWQMDEG, via the coding sequence ATGTCGCATAGAAACTCAAGATTGTCTATAGTATTTTTGCTGATGATCCAATGGTTTTCAGGCGCATCTCAAATCCACGTTTGTCCTTTGAAAGGCAATTGGAAATTTGTAAAAGAATACAGTGATGAGTTTAATTCCAAAAAACTGGATGATTCCAAATGGTGGGATTTTAATCCGGCATGGCCCGGCCGAAAGCCCGCCCATTTCTCCCGCAAAAACGTAGGGGTAAAAAAAGGAAGTCTGCAACTTACGGCCAAAGCCCTCGACTCAACAAAAGTGGACATCGAACTCAGAACCAAGGGCATGGACAAATACTCCACTGCTATTGTCAAAAGTAAAAACAGAATACAATATGGATATTTTGAAGCAAGATGTAAATCTATGAAAGCCAATGTATGCAATGCTTTCTGGCTTTACGACCCACTAAATGCAGATAAAAAATACCGCGAAGGCAGCTTTTCTGAAGAAATCGATATTTTTGAAATATTTGGCAAACCAGGCAAACCCGAATTTGACAGAGTTTACTGGGCCACCTTGCACAGGTATGAAACTCCCTATGTCGAGTCCATAGTCAATAAGAAAAAAACGAAGCTTGAAGACTACTCAAAAAAAATAAAAATGCCCTTTGAATTTTATGATGATTACCACACATTCGGGTTCTTGTGGACAGCTGAAAAGCTTCAATGGTATGTAGATGGCGAGATGGTTTGGGAACGAAAAAACGATTACTTTACCAATCCATTGCATATTATTTTCGATGCAGAAATCATGGAAGACTGGATGGGATTGCCGGACAATAAAGACCTACCTTCGACGTTTTATGTAGACTATATCAGGGTTTGGCAAATGGATGAAGGATGA
- a CDS encoding AAA family ATPase → MEMQKYPIGLQDFGGIRNNGYVYIDKTRYLHQLMSSYKYYFLSRPRRFGKSLLISTMECVFKGQKELFEGLYIYDKWAFDEYPIIRISFSNIGYRTMGLQKAIGTTLKEISKHNGIILESDPSDIANMFKELIHSLYTKYNKQVVILIDEYDKPIIDYLDKESIHLAHENRGVMKTFYSILKDADPYLKLVFITGVSKFSQVSIFSDLNNLRDITMLREYNELCGISQNELEHYFTQELKVYDNDKIRLWYNGYTWHVKGNRVYNPFSLLNFFASGDFQNYWYATGTPTFLMELSKKQHFYNFENTVSSGIDLGSFNIDNILLVPVLFQTGYLTITGYDELFGNYTLSFPNMEVEEAYLQRLADTYIENQKSPAKWILVELNASLKSKDHTRLSNAINEAFSHIPYPLWEREHENFYHAIIHLLFSLMGVYIHSEVLTKDGRADAIILYEGHVYCLEFKLNKTAESAIQQVKEMGYLDAYRNKASHFHIIGINFDSEKRKVDGLIWEEV, encoded by the coding sequence ATGGAAATGCAAAAATATCCCATAGGTCTGCAAGATTTCGGTGGTATACGAAACAATGGTTATGTATATATTGACAAAACGAGATATTTACATCAACTGATGTCGAGCTATAAATACTACTTTCTGTCTCGGCCAAGAAGATTTGGAAAGTCACTCTTGATCAGCACCATGGAGTGTGTATTCAAGGGACAAAAAGAACTATTCGAAGGTTTGTACATATATGATAAATGGGCATTTGATGAGTATCCTATCATCAGGATATCGTTTTCAAATATAGGGTATAGGACTATGGGATTGCAAAAAGCCATAGGAACTACCCTTAAAGAAATTTCAAAACACAATGGCATCATCCTTGAATCAGACCCATCTGATATTGCCAATATGTTTAAAGAACTGATCCATTCACTTTATACTAAATACAATAAACAAGTAGTCATCCTCATCGACGAGTATGACAAGCCCATCATCGACTATCTGGACAAAGAAAGCATCCACTTGGCCCATGAAAATCGTGGAGTGATGAAGACATTCTACTCCATTCTCAAAGATGCCGATCCATATCTTAAGCTCGTATTCATCACAGGAGTGAGCAAATTTAGTCAGGTGAGTATTTTTTCAGATCTGAACAATCTGCGCGACATCACCATGTTAAGAGAATATAATGAATTGTGTGGTATAAGTCAAAATGAGTTGGAACATTACTTTACACAAGAACTGAAAGTATACGATAATGATAAAATAAGGCTTTGGTACAATGGTTATACATGGCATGTCAAAGGTAATAGAGTGTACAACCCATTTTCATTACTAAACTTTTTTGCTAGCGGAGACTTTCAAAACTATTGGTATGCTACCGGTACGCCTACATTTTTGATGGAATTGAGTAAAAAACAACATTTTTACAATTTCGAAAATACCGTTTCAAGTGGCATAGATTTGGGTTCCTTTAACATTGACAATATTTTACTTGTACCAGTCTTGTTTCAAACGGGCTATCTGACTATCACCGGTTATGATGAGTTATTCGGCAATTACACGCTGTCATTTCCAAACATGGAGGTCGAAGAAGCATATTTGCAAAGATTGGCAGATACTTATATTGAAAATCAAAAATCTCCTGCAAAATGGATATTAGTAGAACTAAATGCAAGTCTAAAATCAAAGGATCATACTCGTCTCAGTAATGCCATCAATGAAGCATTTAGCCACATTCCGTATCCACTTTGGGAGCGAGAACATGAAAATTTCTACCACGCCATCATCCACCTTTTGTTCAGTCTGATGGGCGTATATATCCATAGCGAAGTACTCACCAAAGATGGTCGGGCAGACGCCATCATCCTCTATGAAGGCCATGTCTATTGTTTGGAGTTTAAACTTAACAAAACAGCGGAATCAGCCATACAACAAGTCAAAGAAATGGGATATCTCGATGCTTATCGAAATAAAGCCAGCCACTTTCACATCATAGGTATCAACTTTGATAGCGAAAAACGTAAGGTAGATGGACTGATATGGGAGGAAGTGTGA
- a CDS encoding RNA polymerase sigma factor, which translates to MSPLLVNGKTEKELLKACLSGNRSAQRDIFYLYSGKMMAVCQRFAKNRQEAEDVLQDAFVKVFTHMHEFANAGSFEGWVRRIVINTAIKNNLKNHTIFQELDPELVKEDMVPPEVFSSLSEEELIRLITSIPDRYRTVFNLYVIEGSTHKEIAEMLHIEEATSRSQLAKARRLLQEKVTQLYKQAV; encoded by the coding sequence ATGTCGCCACTTCTTGTAAACGGTAAAACAGAAAAGGAACTCCTTAAAGCATGCTTGTCTGGTAACAGGTCTGCTCAGAGGGATATTTTCTATCTGTATTCAGGCAAGATGATGGCTGTATGTCAAAGGTTTGCAAAAAACAGGCAGGAAGCAGAAGATGTACTTCAGGATGCTTTTGTGAAAGTATTTACACATATGCATGAATTTGCCAATGCAGGGTCCTTTGAAGGATGGGTCAGACGCATTGTCATCAATACTGCCATAAAAAATAATTTAAAAAATCACACTATCTTTCAGGAATTGGATCCTGAACTTGTGAAAGAAGATATGGTTCCCCCGGAAGTTTTTTCTTCATTATCTGAAGAAGAGCTTATAAGATTGATTACATCTATACCTGATCGCTACAGAACAGTTTTCAATCTGTATGTCATAGAAGGATCTACACATAAAGAGATCGCGGAAATGCTCCATATTGAAGAAGCTACATCCCGTTCACAGCTTGCAAAAGCACGTCGCTTGTTGCAGGAAAAAGTCACCCAATTATACAAACAAGCCGTATGA
- a CDS encoding oligosaccharide flippase family protein, with amino-acid sequence MIVLKSFFKDTIIYGVAAVLPRVINLALIAIFTFVLGKADFSDQTQWYVYAAFINVILTMGTETSFFRYYTQEPDKNKVLASAATILLITSGIFLLLGLILIQQFAGFLGFSDQKLVYILILTTVVDTICVIPFAYLRVTGRPLVYTGIKLTNVIVLFLFTVLFLMIIPKMVISENSFLQFFGFTNSYKPGVIHIIAANLIASVFTLLLLSPYLIKIKWQPDKSMIVKILQYGWPIMIGGIAYTINENMDKLLIENLIGKEENGVYAACYKLSVFMTLYIMAFRLGAEPFFFRHAGNANAKNNYSTIMTWFVIFGCIFSVIITGYLDLFAGIIIKNKMYLEGLFIVPVLLIANLFSGIYNNLSIWYKLTDMTRYGMLISIVGAVITIITLFIFVPVFGIMGGAVSTLITYVLMALVSWYLGHKYYPVSYDITKIAVYILSASAVSALSFLVFRGDLLINTAMILTFTALVYYLERKALHSIFLNKKNVA; translated from the coding sequence ATCATAGTGTTAAAATCTTTTTTTAAAGATACAATCATATACGGTGTTGCGGCCGTTCTTCCCAGAGTAATCAACCTGGCGCTTATAGCTATTTTTACTTTTGTCCTTGGAAAAGCAGATTTTTCAGACCAAACCCAATGGTATGTTTATGCAGCGTTTATCAATGTAATATTGACAATGGGTACTGAAACTTCCTTCTTCAGGTATTATACTCAAGAGCCGGATAAAAACAAAGTACTGGCTTCAGCTGCGACCATCCTTTTGATCACTTCCGGTATTTTCCTTCTATTGGGTCTCATATTGATCCAGCAGTTTGCAGGCTTCCTTGGGTTCAGCGATCAGAAATTGGTGTATATCCTGATATTGACAACCGTAGTGGACACCATATGTGTGATCCCCTTCGCTTATCTCAGAGTGACCGGACGACCGTTGGTTTATACGGGGATAAAGCTGACAAACGTGATAGTACTGTTTTTATTTACTGTGCTTTTTTTGATGATCATCCCTAAAATGGTCATTTCTGAAAATAGTTTTTTACAGTTTTTTGGATTCACAAATTCATACAAGCCAGGTGTCATTCACATCATCGCCGCCAATCTTATAGCCAGCGTTTTTACACTGCTGTTATTATCCCCATACCTGATCAAAATCAAATGGCAACCGGATAAATCCATGATTGTCAAAATTTTACAATATGGTTGGCCCATTATGATAGGTGGAATTGCTTACACGATCAATGAAAATATGGATAAACTGCTTATCGAAAATTTGATAGGCAAAGAAGAGAATGGTGTTTACGCCGCATGCTATAAATTAAGTGTTTTTATGACGCTGTACATTATGGCATTTCGGTTGGGAGCAGAGCCATTTTTCTTCAGACATGCAGGAAATGCCAACGCAAAAAACAACTATTCAACCATTATGACCTGGTTTGTGATTTTTGGATGCATTTTTTCAGTGATTATCACCGGATATCTGGATCTCTTTGCAGGCATCATCATTAAAAATAAAATGTATCTGGAAGGGCTGTTTATTGTTCCGGTACTGTTGATTGCCAATCTATTTTCCGGTATTTACAACAATCTGTCTATATGGTACAAACTGACCGACATGACCCGATATGGGATGTTGATCAGCATTGTTGGAGCAGTTATCACCATCATTACATTATTCATTTTTGTTCCTGTTTTTGGCATCATGGGAGGTGCTGTTTCCACGCTAATCACCTATGTACTGATGGCATTGGTTTCCTGGTATCTGGGACACAAATATTATCCAGTATCGTATGACATCACCAAAATAGCAGTATATATACTTTCAGCTTCCGCTGTCAGTGCATTAAGCTTTTTGGTTTTCAGGGGTGATCTCCTGATCAATACAGCCATGATTCTTACTTTTACAGCGTTGGTTTATTATCTGGAAAGAAAGGCATTACACTCAATCTTTTTAAATAAAAAAAATGTCGCATAG
- a CDS encoding Gfo/Idh/MocA family oxidoreductase, whose amino-acid sequence MSSKSHNQKENNLGRRKFIKQSAITASAFTIVPSFVLGGSRHIPPSDTLYLAGIGAGGKGASDLTECAKSPNVKVSFLCDVDDRQTVKSKQNFPTAKYYKDFRKMLDAEHKNIDAVTVSTPDHTHAVAALAAIEKGKHVYVQKPLTWSIHEARVLTEAARKHKVVTQMGNQGGSGNDVRKMKEIYDAGLIGDVHRVTAWTNRPVWVQGIAAPKAKERIPKELDWDLWLGPAQPVMYNKMYVPFGWRGWTAFGTGAVGDMACHIMDPAFRILPIDYPSDVECSFATPWSGFFQEMMIPEAFPSASMMYFTFPGKNGKPDIKLTWIDGGLKPERPEELGADEALGGWDGGIIFEGTKGKLMADCYGQNPRLLPTALMKDLVVPEKEARVPEGHYLQWVNACLKGYGNATVSSPFDYAGPFTEAMLLGVLAMRSYYLKENDKYPARRKLLWDAQNMKVTNVEMANTLVKREPRMGWKI is encoded by the coding sequence ATGTCATCTAAAAGCCACAATCAAAAAGAAAATAATTTGGGTCGCAGGAAGTTTATAAAACAATCTGCGATAACCGCTTCTGCATTTACAATTGTACCCAGTTTTGTTTTGGGAGGTAGTCGACATATACCACCAAGTGATACACTGTATCTTGCAGGTATCGGCGCAGGTGGCAAGGGTGCAAGTGACCTCACCGAATGCGCCAAAAGCCCCAATGTAAAAGTGTCATTTCTATGTGATGTAGATGACAGGCAGACGGTTAAATCCAAACAAAATTTTCCTACAGCAAAATATTACAAAGACTTCAGGAAAATGCTCGATGCTGAACACAAAAATATTGACGCAGTTACAGTGTCAACCCCTGACCATACGCATGCAGTGGCCGCACTCGCCGCTATCGAAAAAGGAAAACATGTGTACGTGCAGAAGCCACTGACATGGAGCATACATGAAGCCAGAGTGCTGACTGAAGCTGCCCGGAAGCATAAAGTGGTGACCCAGATGGGAAATCAGGGTGGGTCAGGAAACGACGTACGAAAAATGAAGGAAATATATGATGCAGGATTGATCGGAGATGTACACAGAGTGACTGCATGGACAAACCGACCTGTATGGGTGCAAGGCATAGCTGCCCCCAAAGCAAAAGAGCGCATACCAAAAGAACTGGACTGGGATTTATGGTTAGGTCCTGCACAGCCTGTGATGTACAATAAGATGTATGTCCCATTCGGGTGGAGAGGATGGACAGCTTTTGGTACCGGAGCTGTAGGAGATATGGCATGTCATATTATGGATCCCGCATTCAGAATTTTACCAATTGACTATCCATCCGATGTGGAGTGTAGTTTTGCTACTCCATGGTCGGGATTTTTTCAGGAGATGATGATTCCGGAAGCCTTTCCTTCAGCATCTATGATGTACTTTACTTTTCCCGGCAAAAATGGCAAACCGGACATCAAACTCACATGGATAGATGGAGGATTAAAACCCGAAAGGCCGGAAGAACTTGGTGCTGACGAAGCCCTGGGAGGCTGGGATGGCGGAATCATTTTTGAAGGAACTAAAGGAAAACTGATGGCAGACTGTTATGGTCAGAATCCCCGATTGCTTCCGACTGCGCTCATGAAAGATCTGGTAGTTCCTGAGAAGGAGGCACGTGTTCCCGAGGGACATTATCTTCAGTGGGTCAATGCCTGTCTAAAAGGTTATGGCAATGCAACGGTTAGTTCACCATTTGATTATGCCGGACCATTTACAGAAGCTATGTTGCTGGGTGTGCTAGCTATGAGGAGTTATTATCTCAAGGAAAACGACAAATATCCTGCTCGCAGAAAACTTCTTTGGGATGCCCAAAACATGAAAGTCACCAATGTTGAGATGGCCAATACTCTTGTGAAAAGAGAGCCCCGAATGGGCTGGAAGATATGA